The bacterium region CGAGCCGGCGAGCAGGACGCGGGAGATGGCGGCGTCGCAGGCCAGGCGCTCCACCGTCCGGGTGGAGATCGGCAGCGAGAGCTCGAGGTCGGCCGCGGGGGCGCCGAGCTCGTTCTTCAGCCCCTCCAGCGTGGTCGTCAGGGTGAGGTGCGGCCTGACCCCGTTGCGTCGCGGCAGCGCTCGTCCATGGCGTGCCCCACACACTCGACCAGGGCGTCCGCCATCCGCTGGCGGTGGCTGCGCTCGTCGTCCGGGCCCAGCCGCTTGGCCAGGGCCTCCAGCGCCGTGCGCAGCGCCGCTCCGCCTTCGGGGTCGAGCACGCCCTCGATGGCGTGCATGCCGTCGGCCATCAGGCTGACGTGCAGGCGGCGGCGGCTGTAGTCCTCTTCCGCCTGGTTGAAGAAGCCGTCGGGGTCGGCGACATGGCGGGCGTAGCGGCAGAGAAAGCGCAGGCTGGAGACGGAGTGCCGGCGCGCCAGCTCCAGCATCTCTTCTTCGTCGAAGAGCTCGTGCTTGTCGTCGAGCTGCTGGCGCAGGTGGCAGAGCAGGGCCGTCGACTGGTAGCCGATCTCCCCCGAGCCGAGGGCTTGGGCGACTTTGGGTAGCGACTCCAGCTGCTCACCGACGCAGAGTCGGTCGGCGGCGGAGGTGGCGGACATGGCGCAGGTCCGGCTCAGCCAGGCGACGGCGGAGACGCTGCCGCCCTCCAGATGCTCGCCCGACTCCTGGAGGCGGCGGGCTTCGGCGGCGAACTCGCCCTCCAAGGCGTCGATCAGGCCGCGCAGGCCCTTGGCGTCGACGCGGCGCTCGTCGCGGCGCTGGAATTTGCGCACCGCGAGCGCCAGTTCCTCAAGGTCTGTGCCCCCAACCCCCAACATACGGACCATGCTACCAAACATCCGTTTGGGGTGTCAAGCAACTGAAGGCTGTAAATCAGTAACAAAATCTCTCTCGCGCGGTGGTAGCCAGCCCGCGCC contains the following coding sequences:
- a CDS encoding DUF222 domain-containing protein; protein product: MCGARHGRALPRRNGVRPHLTLTTTLEGLKNELGAPAADLELSLPISTRTVERLACDAAISRVLLAGS
- a CDS encoding DUF222 domain-containing protein, with product MFGSMVRMLGVGGTDLEELALAVRKFQRRDERRVDAKGLRGLIDALEGEFAAEARRLQESGEHLEGGSVSAVAWLSRTCAMSATSAADRLCVGEQLESLPKVAQALGSGEIGYQSTALLCHLRQQLDDKHELFDEEEMLELARRHSVSSLRFLCRYARHVADPDGFFNQAEEDYSRRRLHVSLMADGMHAIEGVLDPEGGAALRTALEALAKRLGPDDERSHRQRMADALVECVGHAMDERCRDATGSGRTSP